A window from Pyrococcus yayanosii CH1 encodes these proteins:
- a CDS encoding hydrogenase large subunit: MSEKANSKSVEERVEVTRKYLDEIIERFGEKIKDVKQVAYNQWIITVDREDLPEVVLYFLNHPELKETQLSTMVATDERPLNGKFSITYWLSVNGKAGDFYLGVRAYIPENDPWFISITPKHRGANWYEREAMDMLGLEARDHPDPRRLVLPDDWPPCVYPLRKDFHYSDSPPGEKFYPYKKPKENEAIVPYGPYHVALEEAAHFRLYVKGETITDVDYRGFYAHRGIEKIVEGRLTYDQVCFIAERICGICGCTHSTAYCQAVERAGEIEVPERAEYIRTIVLEIERLHSHLLHLGIVCHLTGYDYGFMKAWKIREHVMWLAERLTGNRKTYGMLLIGGVRRDILEYRRSLIEKTIKKIKTEFEEFVDAAMSTRTFVKRCEGVGVLPYKLAKEWDVDGPLGRASGRDFDVRRDHPYAAYKDLDFKVPVYKEGDVFARALVRIDEVRESIWIIEQVLDTMPGGDILAEYREIPAYREAIGATEAPRGENVHYVMTGPGNKLYRYRVRAATYNNLPAVPDMMRGYTISDAPLIVASIDPCYSCTERVQIVDIETGKVRVLTEAQFNKLSIKASRRV, encoded by the coding sequence GTGAGCGAGAAAGCTAATTCAAAATCCGTTGAGGAGAGGGTCGAGGTTACGCGGAAGTATCTTGACGAAATTATTGAGAGGTTTGGGGAGAAGATAAAGGACGTCAAGCAGGTTGCCTATAACCAATGGATCATTACTGTCGATAGAGAGGACCTACCTGAAGTTGTCCTCTACTTCCTCAATCATCCCGAGTTGAAGGAGACTCAGCTTTCCACAATGGTAGCGACCGACGAAAGGCCCCTGAACGGCAAGTTCAGCATCACATACTGGCTCAGCGTGAACGGAAAGGCCGGGGACTTTTACCTTGGTGTTAGAGCTTATATACCCGAGAACGACCCATGGTTCATCTCGATAACGCCGAAGCACAGGGGCGCCAACTGGTACGAGAGGGAAGCTATGGATATGTTAGGCCTCGAAGCGAGGGACCATCCTGACCCGAGAAGGCTCGTCCTCCCCGACGATTGGCCACCCTGCGTTTATCCCCTCAGGAAGGACTTCCACTACTCGGACAGCCCACCTGGAGAGAAGTTCTACCCCTACAAGAAGCCCAAAGAGAACGAGGCCATCGTCCCCTATGGGCCCTACCACGTCGCCCTCGAAGAGGCGGCCCACTTCAGGCTTTACGTCAAGGGAGAAACAATCACCGATGTAGACTACCGCGGCTTCTACGCCCACAGGGGGATAGAGAAAATAGTGGAGGGAAGGCTGACCTACGACCAGGTCTGCTTCATAGCCGAAAGGATATGCGGAATATGCGGCTGCACCCACTCAACTGCCTATTGTCAGGCCGTTGAGAGGGCCGGTGAGATAGAGGTTCCCGAGAGGGCTGAATACATAAGGACGATAGTTCTCGAAATAGAGAGGCTCCACAGCCACCTCCTTCACCTCGGAATAGTCTGCCACCTCACGGGCTACGACTACGGCTTCATGAAGGCCTGGAAGATAAGGGAGCACGTCATGTGGCTAGCTGAACGCTTAACGGGCAACAGGAAAACTTATGGAATGCTTCTCATCGGAGGAGTTAGAAGGGACATTCTCGAGTATAGGCGCTCTCTCATAGAGAAAACCATCAAGAAGATCAAGACCGAATTCGAGGAGTTCGTTGACGCCGCAATGTCTACGAGGACCTTCGTGAAGCGTTGCGAAGGAGTGGGTGTTCTTCCCTACAAGCTCGCCAAGGAGTGGGACGTTGACGGTCCCCTCGGAAGGGCCTCGGGCAGAGACTTCGACGTCAGGAGGGACCATCCGTACGCGGCCTACAAGGATCTGGACTTCAAGGTGCCGGTTTACAAGGAGGGCGACGTCTTCGCGAGGGCCCTCGTCAGGATCGACGAGGTCAGGGAGAGCATATGGATAATCGAGCAGGTCCTCGACACGATGCCCGGGGGCGACATTCTGGCGGAATACAGGGAGATACCTGCCTACAGGGAGGCAATAGGAGCCACCGAGGCTCCGAGGGGTGAGAACGTTCACTACGTTATGACCGGACCCGGGAACAAGCTCTACCGGTACCGCGTAAGGGCGGCGACCTACAACAACCTCCCGGCCGTTCCAGATATGATGAGAGGTTATACAATATCGGATGCACCGCTCATAGTGGCCTCTATAGATCCTTGCTACTCCTGCACAGAGAGGGTGCAGATAGTGGATATCGAGACTGGAAAGGTGAGAGTTCTGACAGAAGCTCAATTCAATAAGCTGTCCATAAAGGCCTCAAGGAGGGTCTGA
- the mnhG gene encoding monovalent cation/H(+) antiporter subunit G, whose amino-acid sequence MSEILFYLGALMIIIGGICDLLGAIGLLRFPNFYVRLHAATVGTIGGAVVPLFGISLLSLGADFLPHKYAIAGASFVTGVIILLAAPAGATALAYAAHRAKLVKWEPKVDHLAEVRKND is encoded by the coding sequence ATGAGCGAGATCCTCTTCTACCTTGGAGCACTCATGATCATCATTGGAGGAATCTGCGACCTACTTGGAGCCATAGGCCTGCTCCGCTTCCCCAACTTCTATGTCAGGCTACACGCTGCAACGGTAGGTACAATTGGCGGTGCAGTTGTTCCTCTCTTTGGAATCTCGCTCCTCTCCCTCGGTGCCGACTTCCTCCCCCACAAGTATGCAATCGCGGGAGCAAGCTTTGTCACGGGGGTTATAATTCTCCTCGCGGCTCCAGCCGGAGCAACAGCTTTAGCTTACGCTGCCCACAGGGCCAAACTCGTGAAGTGGGAGCCAAAGGTTGACCACCTCGCAGAGGTGAGGAAGAATGATTAA
- a CDS encoding Na+/H+ antiporter subunit C — translation MIAFLWSLTLLSIIATMLIGLYGIARRPSLVKKLIALTIFGDAANLFVVALGYRLIYPVQPPILPKWEEKALSSFIAHSVDPLPQALVITAVVIGMAVNVLIAFAIIQIHRIYGSTDVRELGKKLPEILREGW, via the coding sequence ATGATTGCGTTCCTCTGGAGCCTAACGCTACTCTCGATAATAGCCACCATGCTCATCGGCCTTTATGGGATAGCAAGGAGGCCGAGCCTTGTCAAAAAACTCATAGCATTAACGATCTTCGGTGATGCGGCCAATCTCTTCGTAGTTGCTCTTGGCTACCGCCTGATATACCCGGTCCAGCCCCCTATCTTACCGAAGTGGGAGGAGAAGGCACTAAGCAGCTTTATAGCTCATTCAGTTGACCCGCTTCCTCAGGCGTTGGTAATTACCGCGGTCGTCATTGGAATGGCCGTCAACGTCCTCATAGCCTTCGCAATAATCCAGATACACCGCATCTACGGAAGTACCGACGTTAGGGAGCTCGGAAAGAAATTGCCTGAAATCCTGAGGGAGGGATGGTGA
- a CDS encoding formate/nitrite transporter family protein, whose product MAETKEKVLYGVDTTFEAIAKKATPKFKTTPGRLLFAGFMAGAFIAFGFLLAIIASTGYSPKLFPDKGNISAFKVLLGAVFPVGLIAVILAGADLWTGNVQFLSSAKAKGYADFKCVLYNWFGSYGGNFIGSIFLALLAVSLTGLFGHVGEPNYFGQVAVGIATGKVSKDLLALFFLGIGCNWLVNVAIWQSARVQDGAGKILAIWFPIFAFVAIGFEHAIANMWVIPTGIFLSDYSITWTQFFHNLIPVTFGNAVGGFLFVAFYYWYLSHPELSTERIIKEIVDFFIVFMAFWAVATLIPAGIGIALDKALGKGAMYIVPLVLSLYYIVGAFLLYKKTKRD is encoded by the coding sequence ATGGCTGAAACGAAGGAAAAAGTCCTGTATGGAGTTGATACGACCTTTGAAGCGATAGCCAAGAAGGCCACGCCAAAATTCAAGACTACGCCAGGCAGATTGCTCTTCGCCGGCTTCATGGCAGGTGCCTTCATTGCCTTCGGATTCCTGCTTGCCATAATTGCTTCCACGGGATACAGTCCCAAGCTGTTCCCAGACAAGGGCAACATCTCAGCGTTCAAAGTGCTACTCGGTGCCGTCTTCCCAGTTGGCCTCATAGCGGTCATCTTGGCGGGAGCGGATCTCTGGACCGGTAATGTGCAGTTCCTCAGCTCCGCTAAGGCCAAGGGCTACGCTGACTTCAAGTGCGTCCTTTACAACTGGTTCGGAAGCTACGGTGGAAACTTCATAGGCTCGATATTCCTAGCGCTCCTAGCGGTTTCACTCACCGGGCTCTTTGGCCACGTTGGCGAGCCGAACTACTTCGGTCAGGTCGCAGTTGGCATAGCAACAGGGAAGGTCTCCAAGGACTTACTGGCGTTGTTTTTCCTCGGTATCGGCTGTAACTGGCTCGTCAATGTGGCCATTTGGCAGTCAGCAAGGGTTCAGGACGGTGCCGGCAAGATACTCGCCATCTGGTTCCCAATCTTCGCCTTCGTCGCCATAGGCTTCGAACACGCCATAGCTAACATGTGGGTAATCCCGACTGGCATCTTCCTAAGTGACTACTCCATAACCTGGACCCAGTTCTTCCACAACCTCATACCAGTAACCTTCGGCAACGCTGTCGGTGGCTTCCTCTTTGTGGCCTTCTATTACTGGTACCTCAGCCATCCAGAGCTGAGCACTGAGAGAATCATCAAGGAGATCGTTGACTTTTTCATTGTCTTCATGGCCTTCTGGGCCGTTGCGACTCTCATCCCCGCAGGAATTGGCATAGCACTCGACAAGGCACTCGGCAAGGGCGCCATGTACATCGTCCCGCTGGTGCTGTCCCTCTACTACATCGTCGGCGCCTTCCTCCTCTACAAGAAAACCAAGCGCGACTGA
- a CDS encoding hydrogenase subunit MbhD domain-containing protein encodes MIKVHLIILAIAAVLGMAFSYLAVTEKDLLKAIGYSAVQAVAYAVAFYILMAPDVVLAYIAIAVGIYSALLVFVVSKTERYEVV; translated from the coding sequence ATGATTAAAGTTCACCTGATAATCTTGGCAATCGCGGCGGTCCTTGGGATGGCCTTTTCATACCTCGCAGTGACAGAAAAGGATCTCCTCAAAGCCATAGGTTACTCGGCGGTTCAGGCTGTGGCCTATGCCGTAGCCTTCTACATCCTGATGGCGCCAGACGTTGTCCTAGCTTACATTGCCATTGCTGTTGGAATTTACTCAGCACTTCTCGTCTTCGTGGTAAGCAAAACCGAAAGATACGAGGTGGTGTAA
- a CDS encoding proton-conducting transporter transmembrane domain-containing protein, whose protein sequence is MNVVGLTPIIPIVFAFALPLTSIIVKGNKKIIQMYALLGTGLTLLATCKLFKITYAAEKPLIYTFGGWNAPVGIIYEVDKMSALLALVTAVLMFLIAIYSYRYLEREGGLEWYYTLYLGLEAGLLGVLLTGDAFNLFVMIEVTSIAAYALVMYYNARGDSIYAGLKYAFIGAIGTTMYFLALGVIYYAFGTLNMANLSAIIHGINFPIANETYYNIAVASGIVLALASWAFLIKAAIVPNHFWLPEAHPAAPSPVSAILSGLVVNVGIYSLARFLYTIYGGQLSGQLGQMVHIISTIIITLGAVSALFGALMMNVQRDIKRLIAYSTIMHMGYLAMAVGAGTQLALQAAVFHMVNHAVAKALLFLAAGVFVHAAGSRNINDLAGLGRKMPLATFSLAIASLSLVGIPPLNVFFSKLLLFNAFMEKSFVLALILVLSSIIALVAYIRVLYEIWLGKRTGVVNVKEPISMSTVCLLLAIASIALGLLAPYIIEHYINPAVNQTVDYELYIRAALESAVKLKLS, encoded by the coding sequence ATGAACGTTGTTGGACTGACCCCCATAATCCCAATCGTCTTTGCCTTTGCACTTCCACTAACCTCAATAATCGTAAAGGGCAATAAGAAAATTATCCAGATGTATGCCTTGCTCGGCACAGGCTTGACGTTGCTTGCCACCTGCAAGCTTTTTAAGATAACTTATGCCGCAGAAAAGCCACTAATATATACCTTCGGCGGCTGGAATGCGCCAGTGGGCATAATTTACGAAGTCGACAAGATGAGCGCCCTCCTTGCCCTAGTCACAGCCGTGCTCATGTTCCTCATCGCAATCTACAGCTATCGGTACCTTGAAAGGGAGGGTGGTCTTGAATGGTACTACACACTTTATCTCGGCCTCGAAGCCGGCCTATTGGGGGTTTTATTAACGGGCGACGCTTTCAACCTCTTCGTCATGATAGAAGTAACCAGCATCGCGGCATACGCCCTCGTCATGTACTACAATGCCAGGGGGGATTCAATCTACGCTGGTCTGAAATACGCCTTCATAGGTGCCATTGGGACCACCATGTACTTCCTTGCCCTCGGCGTCATATATTACGCCTTTGGAACCCTAAACATGGCCAACCTAAGCGCTATAATTCACGGAATAAACTTTCCGATTGCCAACGAGACCTACTATAACATAGCCGTTGCCTCGGGTATCGTCTTGGCTTTAGCGAGCTGGGCGTTCCTAATTAAGGCGGCGATAGTTCCTAACCACTTCTGGCTTCCAGAGGCTCACCCCGCCGCTCCAAGTCCTGTATCGGCAATTCTCTCGGGACTGGTTGTAAACGTCGGCATTTACTCCCTGGCGAGGTTCCTCTACACAATCTATGGTGGCCAGCTAAGCGGCCAGCTCGGTCAGATGGTTCATATCATAAGCACGATAATCATAACTCTCGGCGCTGTTTCGGCACTGTTTGGGGCTTTAATGATGAACGTTCAGAGGGACATCAAGAGGCTCATAGCATATTCAACCATTATGCACATGGGTTACTTGGCAATGGCCGTGGGGGCTGGAACACAGCTGGCACTTCAGGCGGCGGTCTTTCACATGGTAAACCACGCGGTGGCCAAGGCGCTGCTCTTCCTTGCAGCGGGAGTCTTCGTTCACGCGGCCGGCTCCAGGAACATTAACGACCTCGCCGGTCTTGGCCGGAAAATGCCCCTCGCAACATTCAGCCTAGCCATAGCTTCCCTGAGTCTCGTAGGAATACCACCACTCAACGTCTTCTTCAGCAAACTGCTACTGTTCAACGCCTTTATGGAGAAGAGCTTTGTCCTAGCTCTTATCCTTGTGCTGAGCTCAATCATAGCACTCGTTGCCTATATCAGGGTGCTCTACGAGATATGGCTTGGCAAGCGTACAGGAGTGGTAAACGTCAAAGAGCCTATTAGCATGAGCACGGTCTGCCTGCTACTGGCTATAGCATCGATAGCCCTAGGTCTGCTGGCTCCATATATAATCGAGCACTACATCAACCCAGCCGTGAATCAGACCGTAGATTACGAGCTCTATATAAGGGCGGCGCTCGAGAGTGCGGTAAAGTTGAAACTCTCCTGA
- a CDS encoding monovalent cation/H+ antiporter complex subunit F, which yields MLEDAFMTLMKLAIPLYLLAIVIYTVRAFRGPTVPDIILAVDCISFDLAAFMAILAVYFKSVFLIGGAITLALWAYLLDIYVAKHLARGEVGA from the coding sequence ATGCTCGAAGACGCGTTCATGACGCTCATGAAGCTTGCGATTCCGCTGTACCTGCTGGCGATAGTTATCTACACGGTTAGGGCCTTTAGAGGACCGACTGTTCCAGATATAATCCTTGCAGTGGATTGCATTAGCTTTGACTTGGCAGCCTTTATGGCCATTCTTGCCGTCTACTTCAAAAGCGTCTTTCTGATCGGGGGAGCCATAACCCTCGCCCTCTGGGCGTATCTCCTAGACATATACGTTGCCAAACACCTGGCGAGAGGGGAGGTGGGAGCATGA
- a CDS encoding 4Fe-4S dicluster domain-containing protein — MAVTLKYPFVKLEAPPEYRGIPQIDPTLCIGCGACVNACPPDAILRIDDYEKGTRKIVLDVGRCIRCARCEEVCPTGAIKLTNFFEAASPNRKDHVELVELRLVKCKNCGRYADFTVRQVQKALQILPKKVLEEEALEEKVWLCMECRRNGTVDRTIRASREVVL, encoded by the coding sequence ATGGCGGTAACGCTGAAGTATCCGTTTGTAAAGCTCGAGGCCCCACCCGAATACAGGGGCATTCCACAAATAGATCCAACGCTCTGCATTGGCTGCGGAGCCTGCGTTAACGCCTGTCCGCCCGATGCCATCCTCAGGATAGACGACTACGAGAAGGGAACGAGAAAGATTGTCCTCGACGTAGGAAGGTGCATCCGCTGCGCTCGCTGTGAAGAAGTCTGTCCGACCGGTGCGATAAAGCTAACCAACTTCTTTGAGGCAGCATCGCCCAATAGGAAGGACCACGTGGAACTCGTTGAGCTTAGGCTTGTGAAATGCAAGAACTGCGGTAGGTACGCTGACTTTACCGTCAGGCAGGTTCAGAAGGCCCTTCAGATACTTCCGAAGAAAGTTTTAGAGGAAGAAGCGCTCGAGGAGAAGGTTTGGCTCTGCATGGAATGTAGAAGAAATGGAACAGTTGACAGAACGATAAGGGCCAGCAGGGAGGTGGTTCTATGA
- a CDS encoding NADH-quinone oxidoreductase subunit B family protein: protein MKPKLRSIWVFHLNTGSCNGCDIEIIDVLTPFYDVERFGIKLVGSPRHAHALLVSGPLTRQAYYGAKETIKAMPPQPRVIVAIGTCTCSGGIFYDGYPIYRRPESGRKGLEYPRKGGINELLADLREEGEPIGPVIYIPGCPPRPEEIIYGIAQLVGLVEKRLSYQEYSDDIVKFRLPEGPIEERIRLTLRERLRHLVGYLDRERILEDFMKLVEQAEKSENPRGELARLVKEYAAKCGDVRLAFCMALLESEYWRVRDALDAGKEFVYWI, encoded by the coding sequence ATGAAGCCCAAACTCCGCTCCATATGGGTTTTCCACCTCAATACGGGCTCGTGCAACGGCTGCGACATCGAGATAATCGACGTGCTCACGCCATTCTACGACGTCGAGCGCTTCGGAATAAAGCTAGTTGGAAGTCCAAGACACGCGCACGCGCTCCTCGTCTCCGGTCCGCTCACGAGGCAGGCCTACTACGGTGCTAAGGAGACGATAAAGGCGATGCCACCACAGCCAAGGGTAATAGTGGCAATTGGAACCTGCACTTGCAGTGGCGGGATATTCTACGACGGCTATCCAATCTACAGAAGGCCCGAGAGCGGCAGGAAAGGCCTCGAATATCCGCGGAAAGGAGGTATAAACGAGCTCTTAGCGGATCTCAGGGAGGAGGGGGAGCCGATAGGGCCAGTAATCTATATCCCCGGTTGCCCGCCAAGGCCGGAGGAGATAATCTACGGAATAGCTCAGCTCGTGGGACTCGTTGAGAAGAGATTGAGCTATCAGGAGTACAGCGATGATATCGTGAAGTTCAGGCTACCGGAGGGCCCGATAGAGGAGAGGATAAGGCTGACCCTTAGGGAGAGGCTCAGGCACCTCGTCGGCTACCTGGATAGGGAGAGAATCCTGGAGGACTTCATGAAGCTCGTCGAGCAGGCGGAGAAGAGCGAGAACCCAAGAGGAGAGTTAGCAAGGCTTGTCAAAGAGTACGCCGCCAAATGTGGCGATGTCAGGCTGGCCTTCTGCATGGCTCTCCTAGAGAGCGAGTATTGGAGGGTTAGAGATGCCCTGGATGCTGGTAAAGAGTTCGTATATTGGATTTAA
- a CDS encoding 4Fe-4S dicluster domain-containing protein, which produces MLREDRCIGCGVCSKACPHGAIIVRENQVRILEFHPELCRDCGFECNASCPTGAIEEKPSSRVLKFEYAICAMCGQRLPLTREEAEHLAQVLMKSGGRPEFAYLCDECKIKLQSRASKAYYGYMV; this is translated from the coding sequence ATGCTCCGCGAAGATAGATGCATCGGCTGTGGTGTGTGTTCAAAGGCATGCCCCCACGGAGCCATAATCGTTCGTGAGAATCAGGTGAGGATCTTGGAGTTTCATCCTGAACTCTGCAGGGACTGTGGATTTGAGTGCAACGCCTCTTGCCCTACGGGAGCTATTGAAGAAAAGCCCTCTTCCCGGGTGTTAAAGTTCGAATACGCCATCTGTGCCATGTGCGGACAAAGACTTCCCCTCACGAGGGAAGAAGCCGAACATCTTGCCCAAGTACTTATGAAATCTGGTGGAAGACCCGAATTCGCGTATTTGTGCGATGAATGCAAGATAAAGCTTCAGTCACGCGCATCTAAAGCTTATTATGGATACATGGTCTGA
- a CDS encoding MnhB domain-containing protein: MKRLLSLLILLGIIIGLAFYLSLPTQEGLRSLGEFYLESSYFGDYSAKSPEVVTSILWDYRGVDTLFETAVFFLAIIGSLTIFRIEGKKERAEAKSSLPLPVPVVTKFIATLILAISASIALHGQLTPGGGFQGGVALAVAPLLIIAAYSKYALENNGLDKTKAIILRSIGLLGIALIALIPLLSGGHIMQNQPIFPAEALGVPLGGSLIYYNIFEFLAVGAGFTAVFLLLAIPEEEFKEKGGACE; encoded by the coding sequence ATGAAGCGCCTACTCAGCCTGCTCATCCTGCTCGGTATAATCATTGGTCTAGCATTTTATCTTAGCCTACCCACCCAAGAGGGCCTAAGGAGTCTTGGCGAGTTCTACCTGGAGAGCAGTTACTTTGGTGATTATTCAGCCAAGAGCCCAGAGGTCGTCACGTCAATCCTCTGGGACTACCGTGGTGTTGACACACTATTCGAAACGGCCGTGTTCTTCCTCGCAATAATAGGAAGCCTTACAATCTTCAGGATAGAGGGTAAGAAGGAGAGAGCTGAAGCCAAGAGCTCCCTGCCTCTGCCGGTTCCGGTAGTTACCAAGTTTATCGCCACCCTCATCCTAGCTATCTCGGCATCAATAGCACTCCACGGCCAGCTCACGCCGGGTGGCGGCTTCCAAGGTGGCGTTGCCTTAGCGGTTGCGCCACTCCTCATAATTGCAGCATACTCCAAGTATGCACTCGAAAACAACGGCCTAGACAAGACGAAGGCGATAATACTCCGTTCAATAGGCCTCTTAGGCATAGCCCTTATTGCTTTGATCCCCCTCCTCAGTGGAGGCCACATAATGCAGAATCAACCGATTTTCCCGGCCGAAGCTTTAGGGGTTCCCCTCGGTGGTTCGCTGATCTACTACAACATCTTTGAATTTCTTGCCGTGGGAGCGGGCTTCACGGCGGTGTTCCTCCTGCTCGCCATTCCCGAAGAAGAGTTCAAGGAAAAAGGGGGTGCCTGTGAATGA
- a CDS encoding Na+/H+ antiporter subunit E, with the protein MRGFLSTALLGFVTYIIFTGSVTPYDLATGAIVAIITGALMGKFLVRSDAKALNLVRWLWGAIYFVWYMLVAETKAHLDVMARIITGNVNPGIVRVPIRVNTDYAKTLVANSITNTPGTVVVDMDENYLYVNWINVTSEDPERAREKISADFEKFAKRMFE; encoded by the coding sequence ATGAGAGGCTTCCTATCGACGGCTCTCTTAGGGTTTGTAACTTACATCATCTTTACCGGATCAGTGACTCCCTACGATTTGGCTACCGGTGCTATCGTTGCCATCATTACCGGGGCCCTAATGGGGAAGTTCCTCGTCAGGAGCGATGCCAAGGCCCTCAATCTGGTTAGGTGGCTTTGGGGTGCCATATATTTCGTCTGGTATATGCTGGTGGCTGAAACGAAGGCTCACTTAGATGTCATGGCCAGGATAATCACCGGGAACGTCAACCCCGGCATAGTTAGGGTTCCAATCAGGGTGAATACCGATTACGCGAAGACCTTAGTTGCAAATTCGATTACGAACACGCCGGGAACCGTTGTTGTTGACATGGATGAAAACTATCTCTATGTGAACTGGATTAACGTGACGAGTGAAGACCCGGAAAGAGCCAGGGAAAAAATCTCGGCCGACTTTGAGAAGTTCGCTAAGAGAATGTTCGAGTGA